Proteins encoded in a region of the Nicotiana tomentosiformis chromosome 9, ASM39032v3, whole genome shotgun sequence genome:
- the LOC104103717 gene encoding protein CURLY FLAG LEAF 1-like: MEFPELSLAPSVGKSYNYESEVVNLPMKRKQDMIQASVDLQLKDPLPLDWEQCLDLESGRMYYLNRKTLRKTWDWPKDQKLDLELNMSSFSQQETMEYDHMYYNSKKQNKSSSSSSSSMIALPCSNCHLLVIVSQSSPSCPNCKFVHSLLSKKDPSTAKCYDTLSLLN; the protein is encoded by the exons ATGGAATTTCCTGAACTTTCCTTGGCTCCATCTGTTGGTAAAAGCTACAATTATGAATCTGAAGTAGTCAACCTTCCAATGAAGAGGAAGCAAGATATGATTCAAGCAAGTGTTGATCTTCAACTTAAAGACCCTCTTCCTTTGGATTGGGAACAATGTCTTGATCTTGAA TCGGGAAGAATGTATTACCTAAATAGGAAAACATTGAGGAAGACATGGGATTGGCCAAAGGACCAAAAGCTAGACCTTGAATTAAACATGTCAAGTTTTAGCCAACAAGAAACAATGGAATATGATCATATGTACTATAACTCAAAGAAGCAGAACaaaagcagcagcagcagcagtagcAGTATGATAGCTTTGCCATGTTCAAATTGTCATCTCTTAGTTATAGTGTCACAGTCTTCTCCTTCTTGTCCTAACTGCAAGTTTGTTCATTCTCTACTTTCTAAGAAAGATCCTTCTACCGCAAAATGTTATGACACTTTGAGCCTCTTGAACTAG